A section of the Canis lupus baileyi chromosome 5, mCanLup2.hap1, whole genome shotgun sequence genome encodes:
- the CRYBG2 gene encoding beta/gamma crystallin domain-containing protein 2 isoform X2 has translation MEGAGGPPAQAEAPVVSTTLAWRRPPAQEEMRHRFHKVSLVSGAQTEAPREEMLEYSHGREEVNGFATRAESTISYKGPRDGAGSKSFQSHGPIFSKKYTLLPKEKRPVGRRKEAVDQGDSSPQEPRTEQANPEALARTELLVPLPGPREPSPHPGVSLSSGSPRSLEERRVTRTVQTTVVVGGHVERRVNSSVTVGPGPWGEAQPRGRNVVRAVRAVVVSPQAEGSPTRSQARELLSSLVPTERSPAASRLPRPTAVVPRNPGLGGPGGAASGQLPEPGMAEPKDRSALGPAGSSEDGHPPPNQDVPAAHPEQDQSRAPEVLTRQGASGPTQPSPQISRSHVSLPSSLGRQTPTPSLDPEHPPEQPAVPTYPRTQLTLKPRVPQALPSIKREGLTDPSVVTSPPMAKSEVLVTGPGQSLAPSSTRRKAVPSSGALSAPSSPGNKLVRDSEHVPVFSLTQAEVVAGPAAPAASSPKPSKVVQAPAGSPSTPKEAVHVTKGDLASCPSQDEAVEGLTTFTIPSPQEEEIVEGSKVSPIASPTQKELVQDPGAPAAPFSTQTVIAQDTAVPPAPSSEGKVSPSPGGPPASVLIRAEASLESQIVPNSTEGEMLPETSREEEEVALAADMEMFLDTLRSMEPPEILRTHRLPRAPRSSYLAMYATLPAIEEDQPGPWVLGPSPQEVPTLEGKEEEEEEEEEPENPYLSDDEKLQRRQEKAGPSPSWDSRPARPPQVSCSPLEMMKKHVADAKGPRPELGPEWQASSRPTSRLGGSLLFSGLVSATQEAPISEPLGTKLSALPPHVTPGTRKVPGQLPLLCSERPPPEKPACAQPLVGWSPALKIQGKLNTRPGKMILFSEPGCQGSSREVWEDTADTSSWPRVASVRVVRGCWVLYEEPEFRGRKLVVPEGDVDLGAPGPAWSTQGIGSVRRVVRDYSTPEIIVYSEKGLKGEQVELTDALEDTQGLEKPLQAASATVSAGLWLLYPKPSFEDSPCILEPGEYPTLEAWGTSDLRVGSLKPMRLGCPSVEKPREPKVVVYEATGFQGQSWEVSRDIYNLQEPEDSQSPHLASVGSLRVLGGCWVGYQKAGFRGHQYLLEEGEYADWSHWGGYDEALTSLRVIRTDFGDPALVLFEATDFEGHAAEVREALPDVELARHGPHTQAIHVLSGVWVAYQKVGFSGEQYVLEKGVYRTCDDWGAGNSALASLQPVLQVGEHNLHFVSKIQLFSGPDFLGDHISFEDDQTSLPVSFQPQSCRVHGGSWILFGEKNFEGDQYILSEGEFPTLTAMGCLSSTVLGSLQKVPLHFSEPSIFLYGLECFEGKEIELDREVRSLQAEGFNNHVLSLRIKGGVWVLCEHSDFRGRQWLVGSCEITNWLTYSGTQRVGSLYPIKQRRVYFRLWNAALRGFLAVPDHVEDMKAGRVVVSEPQAGGSCIWYYEDGLLKNQVIGPPSPGSKAVLWAESRLPRQTWSISESGHICSQMFEGRILDVKGGRGYDRDHVVLWEPTKDRASQISNTLRAVASGICSVPLRV, from the exons AtggagggggcaggtgggcccCCGGCTCAGGCTGAGGCCCCAGTGGTGAGCACCACACTGGCGTGGCGGCGGCCCCCTGCCCAGGAAGAGATGAGACACCGTTTTCACAAGGTGTCCCTGGTGTCGGGGGCCCAGACAGAAGCCCCCCGGGAGGAGATGTTGGAGTACAGCCATGGTCGAGAGGAAGTCAATGGCTTTGCAACCCGGGCAGAATCGACTATAAGTTACAAGGGACCCCGGGATGGGGCCGGCTCCAAGAGCTTCCAGAGCCACGGGCCCATCTTTTCCAAGAAGTACACGCTACTCCCCAAGGAGAAGAGGCCAGTGGGGAGACGGAAGGAGGCCGTAGACCAGGGCGACAGCAGCCCCCAAGAGCCCAGGACTGAGCAGGCCAACCCGGAAGCCCTGGCCAGGACAGAGCTTTTGGTGCCCCTGCCCGGGCCCCGGGAGCCCAGCCCCCACCCGGGCGTCAGCCTCAGCAGTGGGAGCCCCCGGAGCCTCGAGGAACGCCGGGTGACGCGCACCGTGCAGACCACCGTGGTGGTGGGAGGGCACGTGGAGCGGCGGGTGAACAGCTCCGTGACCGTGGGCCCAGGGCCGTGGGGCGAGGCCCAGCCCAGGGGCCGCAATGTTGTTCGCGCAGTACGGGCAGTGGTCGTGAGCCCCCAGGCCGAGGGCTCCCCTACCCGCAGTCAAGCCCGGGAGCTGCTAAGTAGCCTCGTACCTACTGAGCGGAGCCCCGCTGCCAGCCGGCTTCCCAGGCCCACGGCTGTTGTGCCAAGGAATCCGggtctgggtggcccagggggCGCGGCCTCGGGGCAGCTGCCTGAGCCGGGGATGGCAGAGCCAAAGGACAGATCTGCTCTGGGCCCTGCAGGCAGCTCGGAGGATGGTCACCCGCCTCCGAACCAGGACGTCCCTGCAGCTCACCCAGAGCAAGACCAGAGCCGAGCCCCTGAGGTCCTAACGCGGCAAGGAGCCTCCGGGCCCACCCAGCCCTCTCCCCAGATTTCTCGGAGCCATGTGTCATTACCCTCCTCTCTCGGACGCCAGACTCCTACTCCCTCCCTGGACCCAGAGCACCCCCCAGAGCAGCCAGCGGTGCCCACATACCCCAGGACCCAGCTTACTCTCAAGCCCAGGGTACCCCAGGCGCTGCCCTCCATAAAAAGGGAGGGGCTCACAGATCCCTCTGTTGTCACCAGCCCACCCATGGCGAAGAGCGAGGTGCTTGTTACCGGCCCTGGACAGTCTCTTGCTCCATCCTCTACAAGACGGAAGGCTGTCCCTAGCTCAGGAGCGCTTTCGGCTCCATCCTCCCCGGGGAATAAGCTTGTTCGGGACTCTGAACATGTCCCTGTCTTCTCCCTTACCCAGGCAGAGGTGGTGGCAggccctgctgctcctgctgcctcATCTCCCAAGCCAAGCAAGGTGGTCCAGGCCCCAGCAGGCAGCCCTAGCACCCCAAAAGAGGCTGTCCATGTTACTAAAGGTGACCTTGCTTCTTGTCCCAGCCAGGATGAGGCTGTTGAAGGCCTGACCACTTTCACTATCCCATCTCCCCAAGAGGAGGAGATTGTTGAGGGCTCCAAAGTGAGCCCCATCGCATCTCCCACCCAAAAGGAGCTTGTCCAGGATCCTGGTGCTCCTGCTGCCCCATTTTCCACCCAGACAGTGATTGCCCAGGACactgctgttccccctgccccctcctcagaGGGTAAGGTGTCCCCCAGCCCAGGAGGGCCCCCTGCCTCAGTGCTGATAAGAGCAGAGGCCAGCCTGGAGTCCCAAATTGTCCCCAACTCCACTGAGGGCGAAATGCTCCCAGAGAcatccagggaggaggaggaggtggccctGGCTGCTGACATGGAGATGTTCCTGGATACTCTGCGGAGCATGGAGCCGCCCGAGATCCTCCGCACTCACCGGCTGCCACGAGCCCCCCGGTCCTCCTACCTGGCCATGTATGCTACGCTGCCTGCCATCGAGGAGGACCAGCCCGGACCATGGGTGCTGGGACCCAGCCCCCAGGAGGTGCCCACActagaagggaaagaggaagaggaagaggaggaggaagaaccaGAGAACCCCTACCTAAGTGACGATGAGAAGCTCCAGCGCAGGCAGGAGAAGGCCGGGCCTAGCCCCTCCTGGGACTCTCGCCCTGCGAGGCCCCCCCAGGTCTCTTGTTCTCCTCTGGAGATGATGAAGAAACATGTAGCAGATGCCAAGGGCCCCCGCCCAGAGCTGGGGCCAGAGTGGCAAGCAAGCAGTAGGCCTACTTCTCGTCTTGGAGGCAGCCTTCTCTTCAGTGGTCTGGTGTCtgccacccaggaggcccccaTCTCGGAACCACTGGGCACAAAACTATCTGCTCTGCCACCCCACGTGACACCTGGAACCAGGAAGGTGCCAGGACAGCTGCCCCTGCTCTGCAGCGAAAGGCCACCACCAGAGAAGCCTGCTTGTGCCCAGCCCCTGGTGGGGTGG AGCCCAGCATTGAAGATCCAGGGCAAGCTGAACACCAGGCCTGGAAAG ATGATCCTCTTCTCAGAGCCTGGCTGCCAAGGCAGCAGCAGGGAGGTCTGGGAAGACACTGCTGACACCTCCAGTTGGCCCCGGGTGGCCTCCGTGAGGGTGGTTCGAGGCTG CTGGGTGCTATACGAAGAGCCAGAGTTCCGGGGCAGGAAGCTGGTTGTGCCTGAAGGAGATGTGGATTTAGGAGCCCCAGGGCCAGCGTGGAGCACCCAGGGCATTGGCTCTGTGAGGCGGGTTGTCCGG GACTACAGTACCCCAGAGATCATCGTGTACTCTGAGAAGGGCCTCAAGGGGGAGCAAGTGGAGCTAACCGATGCCTTGGAGGACACCCAGGGCCTGGAGAAGCCCCTACAGGCCGCATCTGCCACTGTCTCTGCAGGACT gtGGCTGCTGTACCCCAAACCCTCCTTTGAAGACTCTCCCTGCATTCTGGAGCCTGGAGAGTACCCGACCTTGGAGGCCTGGGGTACATCTGACCTCAGAGTGGGCTCCTTGAAGCCCATGAGATTG GGCTGCCCAAGCGTGGAGAAGCCAAGGGAGCCCAAG GTTGTGGTTTATGAGGCCACAGGCTTTCAGGGCCAGAGCTGGGAAGTGAGCAGAGACATCTACAACCTCCAGGAGCCAGAGGACAGCCAGAGCCCCCACCTGGCCTCTGTGGGGTCTCTGCGAGTTCTTGGGGGCTG ctgGGTGGGCTACCAGAAGGCAGGCTTTCGCGGCCACCAGTATCTGCTGGAGGAGGGAGAATATGCTGATTGGTCACACTGGGGAGGCTATGACGAGGCGCTGACCTCCCTGCGGGTCATCCGGACG GACTTCGGGGACCCGGCCCTCGTGCTGTTTGAGGCCACGGACTTCGAGGGGCACGCCGCGGAGGTGAGAGAGGCATTGCCGGACGTGGAGCTGGCGCGACACGGCCCCCACACGCAGGCCATCCACGTGCTCAGCGGCGT GTGGGTGGCCTATCAGAAGGTGGGCTTCTCCGGGGAGCAGTACGTGCTGGAGAAGGGCGTGTACCGCACCTGCGACGACTGGGGCGCGGGCAACAGCGCCCTCGCCTCGCTGCAGCCGGTCCTGCAG GTCGGCGAGCACAATCTGCACTTTGTCTCAAAG ATTCAGCTTTTCTCTGGCCCCGACTTCCTGGGCGACCACATCTCCTTCGAGGATGACCAGACCTCCTTGCCCGTCTCCTTCCAGCCCCAGTCCTGCCGTGTCCACGGGGGCAG ctgGATCCTGTTTGGTGAGAAGAACTTTGAGGGTGACCAGTACATTCTCTCTGAGGGCGAGTTCCCCACTCTTACGGCCATGGGCTGCCTATCTTCCACAGTCCTGGGCTCTCTCCAGAAGGTACCCCTG cactTTTCAGAGCCTTCCATTTTTCTGTATGGACTGGAGTGCTTTGAGGGTAAGGAGATCGAGCTGGACAGAGAGGTGCGCAGCCTGCAAGCCGAGGGCTTCAACAACCACGTGCTGTCCCTGCGGATCAAGGGGGGCGT CTGGGTGCTGTGTGAGCACAGTGACTTCCGGGGCCGCCAGTGGCTGGTGGGCAGCTGTGAGATCACCAACTGGCTGACATACAGTGGGACACAGAGGGTGGGATCCCTCTACCCCATCAAGCAG CGCCGGGTTTATTTCCGCCTCTGGAATGCTGCACTGAGAGGCTTCCTGGCGGTGCCAGACCACGTGGAGGACATGAAGGCGGGCCGAGTGGTGGTGTCCGAGCCCCAAGCCGGAGGCAGCTGCATCTGGTACTACGAGGATGGGCTGCTAAAGAACCAG GTGATTGGGCCCCCCAGCCCAGGCTCCAAGGCTGTGCTGTGGGCCGAGAGCCGCCTGCCCCGTCAGACGTGGAGCATCAGTGAATCGGGCCATATCTGCAGCCAGATGTTCGAAGGCCGGATCCTAGATGTGAAGG GTGGCCGGGGCTATGACCGGGATCACGTGGTGCTGTGGGAGCCGACCAAGGACCGGGCGTCCCAG ATTTCGAACACGCTCAGGGCGGTGGCTTCTGGGATTTGCAGCGTCCCGCTAAGAGTTTAG
- the CRYBG2 gene encoding beta/gamma crystallin domain-containing protein 2 isoform X4, which translates to MEGAGGPPAQAEAPVVSTTLAWRRPPAQEEMRHRFHKVSLVSGAQTEAPREEMLEYSHGREEVNGFATRAESTISYKGPRDGAGSKSFQSHGPIFSKKYTLLPKEKRPVGRRKEAVDQGDSSPQEPRTEQANPEALARTELLVPLPGPREPSPHPGVSLSSGSPRSLEERRVTRTVQTTVVVGGHVERRVNSSVTVGPGPWGEAQPRGRNVVRAVRAVVVSPQAEGSPTRSQARELLSSLVPTERSPAASRLPRPTAVVPRNPGLGGPGGAASGQLPEPGMAEPKDRSALGPAGSSEDGHPPPNQDVPAAHPEQDQSRAPEVLTRQGASGPTQPSPQISRSHVSLPSSLGRQTPTPSLDPEHPPEQPAVPTYPRTQLTLKPRVPQALPSIKREGLTDPSVVTSPPMAKSEVLVTGPGQSLAPSSTRRKAVPSSGALSAPSSPGNKLVRDSEHVPVFSLTQAEVVAGPAAPAASSPKPSKVVQAPAGSPSTPKEAVHVTKGDLASCPSQDEAVEGLTTFTIPSPQEEEIVEGSKVSPIASPTQKELVQDPGAPAAPFSTQTVIAQDTAVPPAPSSEGKVSPSPGGPPASVLIRAEASLESQIVPNSTEGEMLPETSREEEEVALAADMEMFLDTLRSMEPPEILRTHRLPRAPRSSYLAMYATLPAIEEDQPGPWVLGPSPQEVPTLEGKEEEEEEEEEPENPYLSDDEKLQRRQEKAGPSPSWDSRPARPPQVSCSPLEMMKKHVADAKGPRPELGPEWQASSRPTSRLGGSLLFSGLVSATQEAPISEPLGTKLSALPPHVTPGTRKVPGQLPLLCSERPPPEKPACAQPLVGWSPALKIQGKLNTRPGKMILFSEPGCQGSSREVWEDTADTSSWPRVASVRVVRGCWVLYEEPEFRGRKLVVPEGDVDLGAPGPAWSTQGIGSVRRVVRDYSTPEIIVYSEKGLKGEQVELTDALEDTQGLEKPLQAASATVSAGLWLLYPKPSFEDSPCILEPGEYPTLEAWGTSDLRVGSLKPMRLGCPSVEKPREPKVVVYEATGFQGQSWEVSRDIYNLQEPEDSQSPHLASVGSLRVLGGCWVGYQKAGFRGHQYLLEEGEYADWSHWGGYDEALTSLRVIRTDFGDPALVLFEATDFEGHAAEVREALPDVELARHGPHTQAIHVLSGVWVAYQKVGFSGEQYVLEKGVYRTCDDWGAGNSALASLQPVLQVGEHNLHFVSKIQLFSGPDFLGDHISFEDDQTSLPVSFQPQSCRVHGGSWILFGEKNFEGDQYILSEGEFPTLTAMGCLSSTVLGSLQKVPLHFSEPSIFLYGLECFEGKEIELDREVRSLQAEGFNNHVLSLRIKGGVWVLCEHSDFRGRQWLVGSCEITNWLTYSGTQRVGSLYPIKQRRVYFRLWNAALRGFLAVPDHVEDMKAGRVVVSEPQAGGSCIWYYEDGLLKNQPLP; encoded by the exons AtggagggggcaggtgggcccCCGGCTCAGGCTGAGGCCCCAGTGGTGAGCACCACACTGGCGTGGCGGCGGCCCCCTGCCCAGGAAGAGATGAGACACCGTTTTCACAAGGTGTCCCTGGTGTCGGGGGCCCAGACAGAAGCCCCCCGGGAGGAGATGTTGGAGTACAGCCATGGTCGAGAGGAAGTCAATGGCTTTGCAACCCGGGCAGAATCGACTATAAGTTACAAGGGACCCCGGGATGGGGCCGGCTCCAAGAGCTTCCAGAGCCACGGGCCCATCTTTTCCAAGAAGTACACGCTACTCCCCAAGGAGAAGAGGCCAGTGGGGAGACGGAAGGAGGCCGTAGACCAGGGCGACAGCAGCCCCCAAGAGCCCAGGACTGAGCAGGCCAACCCGGAAGCCCTGGCCAGGACAGAGCTTTTGGTGCCCCTGCCCGGGCCCCGGGAGCCCAGCCCCCACCCGGGCGTCAGCCTCAGCAGTGGGAGCCCCCGGAGCCTCGAGGAACGCCGGGTGACGCGCACCGTGCAGACCACCGTGGTGGTGGGAGGGCACGTGGAGCGGCGGGTGAACAGCTCCGTGACCGTGGGCCCAGGGCCGTGGGGCGAGGCCCAGCCCAGGGGCCGCAATGTTGTTCGCGCAGTACGGGCAGTGGTCGTGAGCCCCCAGGCCGAGGGCTCCCCTACCCGCAGTCAAGCCCGGGAGCTGCTAAGTAGCCTCGTACCTACTGAGCGGAGCCCCGCTGCCAGCCGGCTTCCCAGGCCCACGGCTGTTGTGCCAAGGAATCCGggtctgggtggcccagggggCGCGGCCTCGGGGCAGCTGCCTGAGCCGGGGATGGCAGAGCCAAAGGACAGATCTGCTCTGGGCCCTGCAGGCAGCTCGGAGGATGGTCACCCGCCTCCGAACCAGGACGTCCCTGCAGCTCACCCAGAGCAAGACCAGAGCCGAGCCCCTGAGGTCCTAACGCGGCAAGGAGCCTCCGGGCCCACCCAGCCCTCTCCCCAGATTTCTCGGAGCCATGTGTCATTACCCTCCTCTCTCGGACGCCAGACTCCTACTCCCTCCCTGGACCCAGAGCACCCCCCAGAGCAGCCAGCGGTGCCCACATACCCCAGGACCCAGCTTACTCTCAAGCCCAGGGTACCCCAGGCGCTGCCCTCCATAAAAAGGGAGGGGCTCACAGATCCCTCTGTTGTCACCAGCCCACCCATGGCGAAGAGCGAGGTGCTTGTTACCGGCCCTGGACAGTCTCTTGCTCCATCCTCTACAAGACGGAAGGCTGTCCCTAGCTCAGGAGCGCTTTCGGCTCCATCCTCCCCGGGGAATAAGCTTGTTCGGGACTCTGAACATGTCCCTGTCTTCTCCCTTACCCAGGCAGAGGTGGTGGCAggccctgctgctcctgctgcctcATCTCCCAAGCCAAGCAAGGTGGTCCAGGCCCCAGCAGGCAGCCCTAGCACCCCAAAAGAGGCTGTCCATGTTACTAAAGGTGACCTTGCTTCTTGTCCCAGCCAGGATGAGGCTGTTGAAGGCCTGACCACTTTCACTATCCCATCTCCCCAAGAGGAGGAGATTGTTGAGGGCTCCAAAGTGAGCCCCATCGCATCTCCCACCCAAAAGGAGCTTGTCCAGGATCCTGGTGCTCCTGCTGCCCCATTTTCCACCCAGACAGTGATTGCCCAGGACactgctgttccccctgccccctcctcagaGGGTAAGGTGTCCCCCAGCCCAGGAGGGCCCCCTGCCTCAGTGCTGATAAGAGCAGAGGCCAGCCTGGAGTCCCAAATTGTCCCCAACTCCACTGAGGGCGAAATGCTCCCAGAGAcatccagggaggaggaggaggtggccctGGCTGCTGACATGGAGATGTTCCTGGATACTCTGCGGAGCATGGAGCCGCCCGAGATCCTCCGCACTCACCGGCTGCCACGAGCCCCCCGGTCCTCCTACCTGGCCATGTATGCTACGCTGCCTGCCATCGAGGAGGACCAGCCCGGACCATGGGTGCTGGGACCCAGCCCCCAGGAGGTGCCCACActagaagggaaagaggaagaggaagaggaggaggaagaaccaGAGAACCCCTACCTAAGTGACGATGAGAAGCTCCAGCGCAGGCAGGAGAAGGCCGGGCCTAGCCCCTCCTGGGACTCTCGCCCTGCGAGGCCCCCCCAGGTCTCTTGTTCTCCTCTGGAGATGATGAAGAAACATGTAGCAGATGCCAAGGGCCCCCGCCCAGAGCTGGGGCCAGAGTGGCAAGCAAGCAGTAGGCCTACTTCTCGTCTTGGAGGCAGCCTTCTCTTCAGTGGTCTGGTGTCtgccacccaggaggcccccaTCTCGGAACCACTGGGCACAAAACTATCTGCTCTGCCACCCCACGTGACACCTGGAACCAGGAAGGTGCCAGGACAGCTGCCCCTGCTCTGCAGCGAAAGGCCACCACCAGAGAAGCCTGCTTGTGCCCAGCCCCTGGTGGGGTGG AGCCCAGCATTGAAGATCCAGGGCAAGCTGAACACCAGGCCTGGAAAG ATGATCCTCTTCTCAGAGCCTGGCTGCCAAGGCAGCAGCAGGGAGGTCTGGGAAGACACTGCTGACACCTCCAGTTGGCCCCGGGTGGCCTCCGTGAGGGTGGTTCGAGGCTG CTGGGTGCTATACGAAGAGCCAGAGTTCCGGGGCAGGAAGCTGGTTGTGCCTGAAGGAGATGTGGATTTAGGAGCCCCAGGGCCAGCGTGGAGCACCCAGGGCATTGGCTCTGTGAGGCGGGTTGTCCGG GACTACAGTACCCCAGAGATCATCGTGTACTCTGAGAAGGGCCTCAAGGGGGAGCAAGTGGAGCTAACCGATGCCTTGGAGGACACCCAGGGCCTGGAGAAGCCCCTACAGGCCGCATCTGCCACTGTCTCTGCAGGACT gtGGCTGCTGTACCCCAAACCCTCCTTTGAAGACTCTCCCTGCATTCTGGAGCCTGGAGAGTACCCGACCTTGGAGGCCTGGGGTACATCTGACCTCAGAGTGGGCTCCTTGAAGCCCATGAGATTG GGCTGCCCAAGCGTGGAGAAGCCAAGGGAGCCCAAG GTTGTGGTTTATGAGGCCACAGGCTTTCAGGGCCAGAGCTGGGAAGTGAGCAGAGACATCTACAACCTCCAGGAGCCAGAGGACAGCCAGAGCCCCCACCTGGCCTCTGTGGGGTCTCTGCGAGTTCTTGGGGGCTG ctgGGTGGGCTACCAGAAGGCAGGCTTTCGCGGCCACCAGTATCTGCTGGAGGAGGGAGAATATGCTGATTGGTCACACTGGGGAGGCTATGACGAGGCGCTGACCTCCCTGCGGGTCATCCGGACG GACTTCGGGGACCCGGCCCTCGTGCTGTTTGAGGCCACGGACTTCGAGGGGCACGCCGCGGAGGTGAGAGAGGCATTGCCGGACGTGGAGCTGGCGCGACACGGCCCCCACACGCAGGCCATCCACGTGCTCAGCGGCGT GTGGGTGGCCTATCAGAAGGTGGGCTTCTCCGGGGAGCAGTACGTGCTGGAGAAGGGCGTGTACCGCACCTGCGACGACTGGGGCGCGGGCAACAGCGCCCTCGCCTCGCTGCAGCCGGTCCTGCAG GTCGGCGAGCACAATCTGCACTTTGTCTCAAAG ATTCAGCTTTTCTCTGGCCCCGACTTCCTGGGCGACCACATCTCCTTCGAGGATGACCAGACCTCCTTGCCCGTCTCCTTCCAGCCCCAGTCCTGCCGTGTCCACGGGGGCAG ctgGATCCTGTTTGGTGAGAAGAACTTTGAGGGTGACCAGTACATTCTCTCTGAGGGCGAGTTCCCCACTCTTACGGCCATGGGCTGCCTATCTTCCACAGTCCTGGGCTCTCTCCAGAAGGTACCCCTG cactTTTCAGAGCCTTCCATTTTTCTGTATGGACTGGAGTGCTTTGAGGGTAAGGAGATCGAGCTGGACAGAGAGGTGCGCAGCCTGCAAGCCGAGGGCTTCAACAACCACGTGCTGTCCCTGCGGATCAAGGGGGGCGT CTGGGTGCTGTGTGAGCACAGTGACTTCCGGGGCCGCCAGTGGCTGGTGGGCAGCTGTGAGATCACCAACTGGCTGACATACAGTGGGACACAGAGGGTGGGATCCCTCTACCCCATCAAGCAG CGCCGGGTTTATTTCCGCCTCTGGAATGCTGCACTGAGAGGCTTCCTGGCGGTGCCAGACCACGTGGAGGACATGAAGGCGGGCCGAGTGGTGGTGTCCGAGCCCCAAGCCGGAGGCAGCTGCATCTGGTACTACGAGGATGGGCTGCTAAAGAACCAG CCCCTACCATGA